In Kineococcus sp. NBC_00420, a single genomic region encodes these proteins:
- a CDS encoding AAA family ATPase — translation MTLPVVVSVPGPAEARLLAGWEPLRRELVVVRRCPDVADLLAAAGAGLTRAVVVGADLPGCDSETVEALRRWGVALLVLVPEGPEGEAAERRWRAVGATRFALEGRSPGDLARDVAMAVESLDRVDEPGPVPALEPVAQAVPGRTVAVWGPHGSTGRTTVAVNLAFELALAGQEVLLVDADTRGAAVGQTLGLLDEAPGLLAAVRSAADGRLDVAALQRHTAVVATGLGVLTGATDPLRWSEVRPAAFRRVLEVGATAHDWSVLDLPGGLEDPVQGAGEGRSRDAITTTALEAADVVLVVGAADPVGLQRFVRTWDRLREVAPDALVVPVLNRVRVSAVGSPAARRTTSTLRRFGGVENPVLLDEDAAADAASLAGRALAEVAPRSGLRRSLSDLAMQVEAVVDLPPDPAEALVGAGFDPLLARS, via the coding sequence GTGACGCTGCCGGTGGTCGTCTCGGTGCCCGGGCCGGCCGAGGCGAGGCTCCTCGCGGGCTGGGAACCGTTGCGACGCGAGCTCGTCGTCGTGCGCCGTTGCCCGGATGTGGCCGACCTGCTGGCGGCCGCCGGGGCCGGTCTCACCCGCGCCGTGGTGGTGGGGGCGGACCTCCCGGGGTGCGACAGCGAGACCGTCGAGGCGTTGCGGCGGTGGGGGGTCGCACTCCTCGTCCTGGTGCCGGAAGGACCCGAGGGGGAGGCGGCCGAACGACGCTGGCGCGCGGTGGGGGCGACGCGGTTCGCCCTCGAGGGGCGGTCTCCCGGCGACCTCGCGCGGGACGTGGCGATGGCCGTCGAGTCGCTCGACCGGGTGGACGAACCGGGCCCGGTGCCTGCGCTCGAACCGGTCGCCCAGGCCGTCCCGGGGCGCACCGTCGCGGTCTGGGGACCGCACGGTTCCACGGGACGCACCACGGTCGCCGTGAACCTCGCGTTCGAGCTCGCGCTGGCCGGGCAGGAGGTGCTCCTGGTCGACGCGGACACCCGGGGAGCAGCGGTGGGCCAGACCCTCGGTCTCCTCGACGAGGCGCCCGGTCTGCTCGCGGCCGTGCGCTCCGCGGCGGACGGCCGGTTGGACGTCGCCGCGTTGCAGCGGCACACCGCCGTCGTCGCCACCGGGCTGGGGGTCTTGACCGGCGCGACCGACCCGCTGCGTTGGAGCGAGGTACGTCCGGCGGCGTTCCGCCGGGTGCTCGAGGTCGGCGCCACCGCGCACGACTGGAGCGTGCTGGACCTCCCCGGTGGCCTCGAGGACCCCGTGCAGGGAGCGGGGGAGGGGCGCAGCCGGGACGCGATCACGACCACGGCGCTCGAGGCCGCCGACGTGGTCCTGGTCGTGGGGGCGGCTGACCCCGTGGGGTTGCAGCGCTTCGTCCGCACCTGGGACCGCCTGCGGGAGGTGGCGCCGGACGCGCTCGTGGTGCCCGTCCTCAACCGGGTACGGGTTTCGGCCGTGGGGAGCCCCGCTGCCCGACGGACGACGTCCACGCTCCGTCGCTTCGGTGGGGTGGAGAACCCGGTGCTGCTGGACGAGGACGCCGCAGCGGACGCTGCGTCGCTGGCCGGCCGCGCCCTGGCGGAGGTGGCACCGCGCAGTGGCCTGCGCCGCTCGCTCAGCGATCTGGCGATGCAGGTGGAGGCGGTGGTCGACCTGCCGCCGGACCCGGCGGAGGCGCTCGTGGGGGCAGGATTTGACCCGCTGCTGGCCCGCAGTTAA
- a CDS encoding helix-turn-helix domain-containing protein translates to MPARFVPLADVAETLAISSAQAYALVRTGELRAIKVGGRGQWRVEDSELEDYIQRMYTQTRESVLAGEDHTD, encoded by the coding sequence GTGCCCGCCCGTTTCGTCCCGCTCGCGGATGTCGCCGAGACGCTCGCGATCAGCTCGGCCCAGGCCTACGCCCTGGTCCGCACGGGAGAACTGCGGGCCATCAAGGTCGGCGGGCGTGGGCAGTGGCGCGTCGAGGACTCCGAGCTCGAGGACTACATCCAGCGGATGTACACCCAGACCCGCGAGAGCGTCCTCGCGGGCGAGGACCACACCGACTGA